The genomic window CACATCCCAATAATATTAAGTTGTAAACTGTTTATAGTATCATCTTTAAAAGTAGAATCCCAAGAACACATACATCCAACCATAGCACTCACGTTCCAAGAAAGCAacctttcataaagaaaagttTTTATATAACGTCTGATGAACATTTAACATGTCCCAATATGCAACCTTTTATATATAACctttcaggtaaaaaaaaaaaaaactaatgtgaGAATCTATTATATAAGTATTAAATGAATAATgaacaacaaaatatataatattttaatttaaaaaattaaaacaaaactaacaTAAATTATTACTTAGCTGGTTGGGCCCCAACCaccgaaaaaaataaataaataaaacttaataatACCCCTCCTAAGATCcagcaaaatttaaattttagggtTAAAACCAGTGAAATTTAGATTTTGGGTCCCTCTAGAAAAATCTTCCTAGATTTTGcccctaaaaaataattcatgaccATGCCCCTGCAGCCACCACGGATGTAAAATCTAACTGGGCTTAACAACTCAACATATGCTTGAGTTGTCATGCCACTTAATCATTTGacaaaacatatcaaaacttaaagagaataaaaataagaagctacaatttaattaaaatatttttcttaccatcttgcaaaaatttaataaaggggtaaatataattaatatcaagGTTAACTGGCACAAGTTTGGTTGGAAATGTGCTATATTCTTTAATTAACTATCGGATCAACTGACTAATTAAgattattatctttaatttgTTATAGTGGAATAAAATTAGTGTCCTCTTAATCTATGTTGTGGCAACCAAATATTGTAGATGATGGAAACCCACCCACCTCACTTGAAAAATAAGTTCCTCCAATTACCTCATCAAACTTTACACGTGTGTAAATCatgctttattttcttttgttcatataatttttctctGGCCTACAAAAGCTTCCAAGTCGAAGCTTTAGAAATTCAGGCTAGCTTTGATTGAGTGGTAGAAATATGCTTTTTCAAAAGATTATGATAACTAAATTTGTCTCACTGCACGCCTGAGGTTGGCATCTtttcaaggataaaattgtGGCAAACAGAAATGCACGATCAAGAAATGAGGAGGCGCATCATTTGAAGAATGAAAACATTCTCGATCAACAATGATCGATGAGGAAAGAAATGTGAATTCTCATCATTATATCTCGTGATGTTTATTAATTACAAGACCTGTACCATATGCCaaaagggtttcaaattccaAGTGAATTTGATCGAACCAtaagagggaaagaaaaaggaagactCAAAACAACTTATATATTAACCACAATCATCCATTGATGATCAATTGTCCccctaatttcttttgttttcccgTTATATTTTCCCTTGCACAGCCTCAGTTATATGTACTGGTAAAGCAGCAGCGAGGCAGAAGGTCGCAACAGTACCGCTCTACCATGCATGTTGCCGGCCCTTGGAGGCTATCTGCTATGAAAGATTTCACATACATATCTTCTTTCAAATCTCTATAACCGCTGATTTAAGAATAACCACACAAATTAAGCAGGATTTCTTGCTAGCATCTTCAGTTGAATGTTTCAAATTAagtaggataaaaaaataaaatatttactagtatatataaataataatacagGGGTTAGTACCCAGTTGTGTATCTTAAAGCGATAACTGGATAAGGAGCAGAGAGAGAAACGGAGAATTCAAGAGAAAGAGGAGCTTTCAAAGATTCCATTAATAGACTAAAAATAAGTGAATTAGCTAAATTATGATACCTAACAGTGGTATATGCATCAGAGCTATGGTGACTGCATTTATCTACAGTATTTAACAATGTTATCGAGTgaattgatgaaataaaatttacctCCGTCACTTTCAAGGAATGAGAATTTTCCACTTCTTGAATGTCTTTATGTGCATAATTGGTCATTTGGCCAAAAGTTAAAGCAATCTTCCAAagcatacacacacacacacattatttGTAGccatagaatataaatataaaggcAGGAAAACGTGACAGATATTGTTTCCTCTCTGCTTGCAGATTTAGATCCATTTTGGTGTGATTTACGTGCATGGGAGCTGCACCCACCACATCTATAAATCAAGCGGTCAAAGTCTTGCAACAAGAGAGCCCACATGTGGATTACAAGGACGGTTCATTGCATGCCATGGATCTTTAGTGTACTGGAACATTAACAACCATATGGAGAACCAgctttcaagaaattaattctAGGGGTTAGCTAGCTGctcctttttttcttgcatattgAAATTGGAGAGAGGGTGGTGTTGAACACGGCAGCCATGAGAGGAATCAGATGGGTCCAAAAGTAGGCACCGTCTTTTATTGACACATGAAGTTGATAGGTTAAGGTCATGGCCTTGACTTTGCTTACTGCTCTGCCCATATTGGAGGGTTCcgttctttctttgtttcttctttttttttaatccaaaaggCACCATGTCCTCAAAGTgaaaagaaaggaggaaaaTTCCTAGAGCATGTCCTAGGTTATGACCACATGCATGAGCttgtgataataaaaaaaactaatcattgaatatatatatatatatatatatatatatatatatatatagaaactctAAATGTGCTGTCTTACTAAATCATGCATTCACATTCTTTCTTAAATCTTAAtatcttctataaaaaaaaaacgtgtggCATTTCAAAGAATTCTGAGATCATTTTCATGCCttgtcaattttcttttctttctttatattttctttgaattaatattattttctttagatttttacCGGTAAAgaaatttctttgaattttgtgGTATGGGAGTAAATGTAGGTTGTGCTTGGGAGTTCAACTTAATTTAGGTTGGGGATTTTGTTTTAACATAATTTGGGTATTAGCTCGAAGTGGACTGGACTCCATTTTTGTCAGCTCTCTAGGCACTTTTCATCATgatttttactttctataaggttttgatttatcaatttatcaaaAGAGAATTAGAGAAACTAAAGTCTTTGGCCTTAGCAAATCATTTAGGTAGGatgacttttaatttttgttgactTTCTTCTCTTATTCATCCAGTGTAGTTTCATGGATTGGGACTCTTAAAAAAATCCCGCATCCTGATCACAGAATGAACAGCCGGCTCCAATTGGTCGAACACAATGTGGATCATCTGACAAATTAGATGCTAAAAGCAGAACACTGCAATTACTATAATTCATTTAAGGTTATGTACGTACGACTGTTTCTCCtatattccaaaaatataaaataaaaaagaagaggaaattaAGCTTTGAAATCTGGAAGGAAAATTAAGGATGGTTTTGTTTACTTGTATAAGAAGaaattatatatgatatataGTATACGTGTTTTTTTCCGGTTCTTGAATCTTGtagtaattaattagttcattaatctttttatataaccaaaaaaaaaaaaaaaagaatcttggTGATCGAGGGGTGTGGGGGCTCAGCTTACCGAATTATCTTGAGTTCACTACTACTAATAAATAAAGGGAAAACATGTTTGAACAGGAACTTGATTATATGCTTACAAAAGTCTTTGGTCTTAGACTGACaaacatatgtttttttgttttaaaattttgtgtGGTTGCAAGGCAGATATGCGTTCACATTTCAAGGGTAGACGTTATCCGCCTACATAATTGTATATATCAGATAGTCTTCTGCAAAAAAAGACATTCTGATCAACCATATAGAAGCTATAGCCAGCCATGAAAACATCACGGAAAAATGGAGTAAGGCAATACAACAAATCTGAACATCCACGTCTCCGGTGGACTCCTGAGCTCCATGAACATTTTGTTGAAGCTGTTGAACGCCTCGGTGGAAAATACAGTAAGTTCTTCTGGTCTGCAGTGTCTCTAAGGCTTCTTAAAGCCATGAAGACGACACTGCTGCTTAATCTTCTTAAAATACAATTGCAAGGGAAGATCAAAGGGTTCTTTGCACCATTTTGATTCTAAACAGATCATATAAAGACCATTTAAATTATGGTCAACCCTTTTTTATGGTGCCCTAAAAACTGAGAAAACTGAATCTGGCACAATCATGCATATACAGTTAAGCATCGATCTGTACTTTTTCTCCAGTGTACGCTGATaagtttattgatgattttgcaCAGAAGCAACACCTAGGCGAATTCTGCAGATGATGGGCGTGAAAGAACTGAAGATTTCTCATATCAAAAGCCATCTTCAGGTATGACTCTCTCATTTCAGCTAAAAGGAACAAAATCACTAGCAGATCATTAAACAGGAAGACCTTCTAAGTGGAAGAATTACAGGAATTAAAACATCATGGATTAATCACATCAGATTTGGAATTGTGtagacattttatatatgtttctaCGTGTTTGCAATATTGCACATGGTGGCTTGCGATGCTAGCTATAATTGAGGTCCACATCCCAGCGACATGATTAAAATTAAGGATGGTCCTTCTGCTATCATATAGGCAAACCTAGCTaactatttctttaatttgaataaagtAATCACaattctctctctgttttccttttttttttggacattGGTCCCATAGAAtgtttaacttaattttagaattaagaTGAATTAATTAAGCTTAATTATATACCGCATATGGAATATTTATATAGTACGTGTATAAATAAAGCTAGCTAGGTTTTTATATCATTGAAGAAGATCTAGGGAATCTATACTCCTCACGCCTGTTCCATGTTCAGATCACACAGGAACTGGGCAAGGTAAAACTCCCAGGAATCTAATTCAAATTAATGGAGACACACATGATGATGAACATGAGAACCCTAAACCTGAAGAAGGTCTTCCTTCTAATTAGCTAGTTAAAACTAGTGGCTCATCAGTGATCAGTCCATTCAAACAAATTATTAGTGCGGATTGGTagctaaatattattattgatagcTAGTTAATGCTATAGATATGATATTCCCATATCTCAAGTCTGAAATCTACACAAAAATAGTTCATTTTTGGAGATTGGACTGGCTGTATTGCCATCTCTAAAGCAAAAGGAGGTACTCAATTCAAAATAGGTCACGCACACATCTTTAATGGTACATGAAATGACGTTCATATATGATCATCTGCTTTATCACTTTATCTACCGAATTTTACTGCAATAACAGggacttacaaaaaaaaaaaaaaatctgtgacCCATTATTTTTCtgaactaaatatatatataaaaaattcacatGCATGTACATTCATGCCGACCTAGTTTATAGTAAATGCATGTGATAGCATGAtagattttttgttctttctgtgtGGATAATCTTAAATAAGTAAAGGCATGTAATACAAGGGGGAAAAGGTGAAAATGATTAGACACTGAACAGATTAGGACAAGAGGAAATGCAAACTAACCGCATACTGATTGTGAATATAACAGCACTTCCCTTGATCTTTGAACTCTGGTTTTGACAGATGTACAGAAGCATGAAGGGTCCCAAAAACATCAATGTCTTAATACCCATGAAGAAGCATCTGCAAGCAGAAAGAACACAACTTGATGACATGGGAATctcctcaattttctcctctcAGAGGTAAATATATGCTTAATTTATTGTGTTCTTGATTGCTAaaaagtagtaataataataatataaaaaacaattgagcaCAAGTTTGACATGTAAAGCCTTAATATTGTGAGATACAcaacattcttcttcttcttcatgaaTGAAAATCCCTCTTCAAGAATCCCATGCGAAAATCCTTAATTTACAAcctatttttaatgaataaatcaTGTATAACAAGCTTAATAACACGGCAATCTAATATAATTATCAGCAACCCTCTGGATATTTTTCCGAGTTGATATTGGAAAGAAGCTTAACATCTCTTCAGTACTTACAATTAATGTATTTGATGACAATGCGTAGTTTCAAAGTTTCACTAAATTCGTGGCattaaaaaattctattatAATTCTATTTCATAATTAATGGTTTTCCAAAAATTTCCTTACTGTTAAATTATAAGAGTAATTTCCTCTAGATATTCGAATATATCTATCAAGTGCTGCTAAAATCTAatggcattaatttttttttaaaaaaaaaagtttcaaccGCAGTTGAATAATAACCTTACATCTATCAAAATGCCcttaaatctcaaataaattgcCAGCAAATTTCGATTTTTTGTAGTATTTATAACATATTCTGTGGCACTGGAGGTCGTGACAAATGAGATGCAATAGAACTTTAAACAACGAAACTTCTCAGTATCTTCATCAAGGAGTACTGatcatcattttgatttttttttatatggattgATTGGGTTATGTTTAAACACCTGCTCATGCTGTTTGTTTATATATGGCAGGCTACTACAAGGTGAGTACTTGATGCAAATGGAATCTGAGAAGTCTGATTCTAAACATGATATATTTTCTGATGAAAGCAATGGACTCCAGCTAACAAAAGAAGACGGTGGTGACCCGGAGCAACAGGtacatacaaaaatatatatatatcaattacatGTATgtctttggaaaaaaattaaaaattaaaggataaaattataggTATGTACGTCATAGAAATATGAAGAAGTTGAAAATCTGTACATGGAGATTCCATGTTGGTGATCTTTAAGAACTTTGCTTTCTACAACTTAATTGGTGATATATATTGATGAGTTTAGGAGTTCTTAAACCAAACCTTTTTGAAGATCATACATATATTACAGATGAGTTTAAATGGTGGTTTAACCCCAACGATATATATTCCTACAGTATTacattattgattaattataaaGTTGGTTTCATCTTTGCAGGATTCAGGCACAAGCTTTGTTGGTAGAACGTCTATGGAAGAAAATATTGACAGGCTACCAGCTGAAACCTGTGAGCTCTCACTTTCTTTCACCCCATCAATGTCGTGCTGTACTGCTGAAGAAAGAGAGTTATGGCCATTAATTAACGATCAGCAACGTGAGTATAATTCAACAACTAGTTTCATAAGCAGACCAGATCAGTTCGACTGTGGGAGTAATCACATAAACTTAGACCTAACCATCGGAACATGATCCCCcgttatatattaattaattagtagaattagtttatatttcaaagcGACTGCATGGTATAGATCAGACACTATTGTGTTAGTAAGCTGAACATCAAAAGAAGCGATCGAACGCTGGTCAGCGACTGATTGCTTATGTATGAAAgaagatttttcatttcttttcaagtAAATGTTCAgttgttatttgtttatttagtcGATCGCTCGTCTTaactttttgtttgaatttccTCTTCATACTCTTCTTTTCATGTAAAAGTTGTTTTCTCCTTTCTTGTTTTAGgggtaaattaattaatgctgCTATCTTATTAATATGTAAGggtgtttggtttggttttctgCTCTTCAATgaatcaattatatttcataaCAAACCAAACAATATAAGACTACACTAGATAATTCATCGGCTCTAAGTACTCAcatgttaaaacaatttttttaacatgaaaaaatatttagacttAATTTgctatcatattttttagtaaaaaaaattaattatgaatttaaaatctgatatttatattggataatattttttcaaaatattaaaacatatgATAGCCTATTAGATCGACCTTGATCAACTTAGATTACCTGTCAGACGCGTGACCTGTTCATAAGACCGtgataaactcataaaaaataaattaaaaaatatgaaacttaatttctaatcaacacaatattaaagggaaaatttaaaaaaaagaattaattaaaaaaaacaaaaaaaatatattcaagtgAATATGGGTCAACCTGTCAAACTCGCGGTTCGGATCATGCATCccactaggtttaataactttttttctgaaattcttttttatttaattccacGATAAAAAAAACTCGTAAAATTGAGCATCGACCAAATATCGTGATGTTCATTCGAGAAcacttcaaaatcaatcaaatgctaaataaaaaaaatcataaaatcaattaaaaaaatttaaaaaaatcaataaaaaatcaaccatatgttaaatgataaaattgaaaaataatccataaaaaaaaatcaataaataaaatataaaaactatcttCTATTTAAccataatataaatatcttttgaGAGTTATGTGAGGTTATGTTGGTAATTGCATTTTTCAATGCAcaataaaactatttatttaactcttgaataaaataattcaacgtCTACTACTCaaggatatttttgtattttcattttttatagagatattgtaattattttgatatcctTAAAGACAAAACCAATTAAACTCTCAcccaaggattttttttttttgtcattttactttgtttttattgtaaatatcaagGGTATTAAgggatatttttgtaaattacatttattaaatattactggaaaaaaaaatgttagcgCATATGGATAAATCTCGTACTATTTTGGCAGTGAGTGAGAGGTCGTACAACCACCAAACACTATATTTCAGGGCGGCGTTTGAAAAGTCTTGGCATCTCCGACCCGATAAGACAACAAATATTACACCATTCACGGTAGTTTAACGTCAACGACCATTTTTTCccccttcttctctctctctcctcaccTAAATTTTCACGTCGAccctttaaaaattcaagaaaagtcctTTAATTTGTTGGTTCTTTAGCTTtggtctcttttctttttattatgattttttttttatcttgaatgaTCTATAAAAATAGTATACCTTTTCAAATTCacccctctttgtttttttatctttcaaaattggtctttattcttttgattgttattattttagttttttttaaattgattttgttttacgatTTCACCttcctttgctttttttctcctatcaaattgattttgtttttttttcaaaattggtctttattcttttttttctcctatcaATGTTCAATCAATgttctttgattttgattgcaattaaaataaatatttcatgagaattataatgacttaaatgaagaggaaattaaaaaaatatattccttTACTCAAAACTTTCAATATAATATTCCTTTACTCAAAACTTTATTTCCTTATTCATGTattaatttccttttaatttaacataaacatcttttttattagaagcatggttttttgtataaaactttatcatgatttaaaagcaagtttcaattaaaaaaaaatgtctttatAAGTTTAACAtgattgtataaaaaataaaagaataattaatttgagaaaactatataaaaattaatgataacagagaaattatttttattgaatattcatgagcattttttaaaaaataagcacactagattcatatatattaaatataaaataattggtaatattaccataaattaaaagctctaatcttatttgaaattaaattatgacaaaaccaaatgattttttaaatataattttagtaattttgtttaaaaataattttaatataaaatataaataaataaaaagtgaagGGCCAAAAAAACCAATTTCAGACTAACATGCTTGTTTTACAGACAACATGACACCCATCCAGGCATATGAAGTGTCATATGCCTATAAAATATTTCGACCACAAAAAATTAGAGTATAGATAGTTTAGGCCcaaaacccaaattttaatctattatcatctaaaaacataaaaaaaaaaaaatttaacatcacATTAACCTATTTTCAATTCCAAATTAAACACTCTATCTCAATtcttgaaatcaaattaaacaaaacaaattctaGGGATCCTAATCTACTTTTTCCATCATTATTATAGGTCCAAACCccttaaataaatttcttttttaaaagcaaaccAATTAATACcaagattatttttgttttatggcATACCAAAATCTTTTTATCCTCTACCTTTCCAAATACTTTCTCTCTATCTCAATATTAAGGGAAACCCCATGGAGTTAGTCTAGCATAGAAGAGTTAAGACTTGGTAGTGTATTCCTGTCCAAGATCACAAGTTCGATTATTGTCAGGTGCAAACATTTTCATGGGCCACCTGACTTGGGCAAAGCCATAATCAAGGGTTGCTCATAGTCTCACACATGCCTTAATGCTTTAATGCTCTCTCTTAAATTTCATAGCATCAAGGGTTGCTCGCTCATAATCTCACACATGCCTTAATGCTTGCTCATAGTCTCATGCATACTGAATGgagaacaaattaatttatagaatACTTGCGAGGTATGATAGTTCCAGAACACGTTGCGATCTTCATAGCTTGCAAAATTCCCTGCTGCATCCCTGATTTTAAGGGCTCTTTCCCATATTTGCCCAAAGAAGAAAGCCATTGCATGAATTGTTTTGACTTCCATACCATTTCACTATTCACTTATCTCTTACCATTGCTTCAAGGTTCAAGCTACTCTGATCcagtatttaatattttattgtcaaaGTCGAGCCAATAATACATGCACAAATTTGCCGTCCTCATGTCTCATCGTTTCTGTACACTCACAGCTTCGAGCAGTAAAGtttcttattcaatttcttctatAGAATTGGATCTACATTCAACggtaaacaaatagaaaaaagaatatatatatatatatatatatatacttttttaagAACGCTTCCTATTGTGGAAAAACCATTTACAAGTGTGCATGTGCACAATAACGGGGGAGAGAACGCACAAAATAAACACACCAGATGAGTAGCACGAGCCGATGTATATGCAGCAGCCTACTTCCTTGTTTGCACAACTACAGTTTAGATATGTTATTCAGTGCCGctttgctaatgtttttttcattcctttgaAAATCTTCCAAAACCACATCAAATTCATGACAGATAGCACTACTGGCACTACCAGTGCCAGGAGTCGTCCAAAGGAGTGCATTTGCTTGACCTGTGGGGAAGGAACAAAAATAGCAATTCACGGCAAATTTTAGTCGTCAAGGAAGCATTCACCTTTCCAACATAAATCATCAAACATTCATCTTAAATTTGTTGATCATGTCGATCTGTGAGAAATTACTATACTGGTAAAATGCGGtcattctttctcttttgtgtTCTTTTCAACAAGATTCTCTACGTTGTTATTAAGCTGTTTGGTATATGGCATGATGAAGCACGTCCTTAGATCTGACAGAAACACAAACCAGCTCCTTCCCATTTTAGAAGGCACAAAATGACCACTTCTATGTTCTAATGAAAAACAGGTTGCTTGCAATATGATGCAAATGGGTTGCATACATCAACTCGACTAAGCCTTGCAAATGATCAATCTTTTGAGTTCTGATCTTATagtcaaaattaaattcaactaGTTATGTTTTAAATCTGAcattttaaattcttataagTTATGCTTCCCAATTCTGCATCACAGTCAGAATCATAACATGGAGAAGTTTTGCAGGTGTGGTTATTACCTGATATTGGTGCAGGAAGACATGGTAAAACAGGTAGATAAACAAGAGTATCCTAGCAACCTGCACAtagttttattgttaaataagCATGTTTAGGAATTAGTAATGCGAAATGGGTGCTTAtttcaattcacaattcacTTACAAACCAAGCGAAGAATATCACAACCCCGTTTAAGAGATATGCTTTAGACTTCTTCATTCCAGCTGTGTCAAGATACCTTCACAAAACCAAGCTGAATATCACAATCCATAACAAAATCACAATGGATGGTCATTGaatcattataaaatacaaaattaccaTCTCAAATTGATTCCAGGAGTAGTTGTCTCAGAGATAAGAACCATGTAGGTGTAAAGTTGCCCCTCCCCAGTCAACATCGAATATGCCACAGCAATCAGGGAAAGAGAATGATGAATCACCTGACATGATGATGTTATCATCGTATCCATGATCAATTCCAAGTTTAGTAACAACTTCCTAGCTGACATGTCTTTTCAACTAGGTTGTGCTTGCAGAGGAATAATTAAACAAAGCTTGAGGAGAGAGGAAACATAAAGTATTGGGCTCAATTAATCTTTGCACAAAATAATCACTTACATATTCCATCCCACCCAGAGAAGGATAAAACCAAATAATCATCCCAAGGTCAGCAATGAAATAACCAGCAGAAACCTGTCAATATCACATCAGAGAATGAGGTGAAGGAAACAGGACACAgaagaaaatgatattattagGCAAACAAAAAGCAAGTCTAGACATGCGCATCCAGACTTTTGGCTAGACTAATCTATTGGGTAAAAACAGCCCCACCCACATATAGCAAATAAGTTTTGCTTAAAGCCACGGGAATGGCCATCAAGAGGTTATTTGCAAGCAATGAAATTCCTCCATCAACAATATAAATGTATAAAGAAGGTAATTTAAGATTCAGAACTATGCCATCACTTCCTTGCATGTGTACCATAATGCAGATGAAAGAAGTTAGAGAGATGCTTGAAGACTTTTAAACTTATGCGGTAAAATCCATGTTTACAGAATTCAAATTCGAGAGAGAGCATGGAAATTCTTCGACAAGGATACACTTCAAAGGGATAACTTGTGCAATAAACCAAATAGCCTGGTTGACTTTTTGAATCCAATTTGTGTGTTTAAAAGCTGAAAGATAATCTATGCTGTAAAGATTTGCAGTAACCAATAACTTAGAACATTTGCTTTGTTCTCCATTCAGAAGCTAATTAGCTAAAAGGGACTGGATATTTTCCTGTTGTTAAGTATACAAGTGCAGGAGCTAACAAACTTTCCCAAAGCTGAACAATTGTCTTAAATCAAAGCATACcgagggaggggggggggggagctcAACTGGGTATTCTGGAGAACTATGTGGTCAAATTAGGATCCGAGGTAGAAAAGAGTGTTTTGTAATCTTTCAAAAAGCACATCAATATAACCATcactttcatcattttgcaacaTCAAACAGTATCCACGGAACAATTCCCaaacaatttgaaaaagttGGTCAGGCCATAGTGTGTTAAATCAACTCTTTTCTGTCACTCGATTGCAGTGCCATCGacacaaattatataatatcaCCCTCAAGACACTGCAGCTCACTTGTATTGTAAGAAAAAGATACCAGTCTTTCCCATCTATTTGTGGTTTCCCACAAGACATTGCTCTGTCATTTTCAATGGTAACTGAGATATTTTAACATGCCTGAACTATTAGGTCTACAATAAGGAAAATTTGGCCCTGATGCGCGTGAAGTAAATCGTATGTTGATTTCTGCCTACCACTGCAGAGATGACACATCACTAACGTCCCTCAACATGT from Populus trichocarpa isolate Nisqually-1 chromosome 5, P.trichocarpa_v4.1, whole genome shotgun sequence includes these protein-coding regions:
- the LOC7464816 gene encoding uncharacterized protein LOC7464816, translating into MAMKSYQINAELLLKEYLLAGPLIPYTSITGGIFACKMVYDLTSLFSAVYFKSYSNLTNLQRIEWNNRAISTFHAVFITMMSLYFVFCSDLFSDQPHAGLVTFRSSALSTFALGVSAGYFIADLGMIIWFYPSLGGMEYVIHHSLSLIAVAYSMLTGEGQLYTYMVLISETTTPGINLRWYLDTAGMKKSKAYLLNGVVIFFAWFVARILLFIYLFYHVFLHQYQVKQMHSFGRLLALVVPVVLSVMNLMWFWKIFKGMKKTLAKRH
- the LOC7464815 gene encoding myb family transcription factor PHL12, with product MKTSRKNGVRQYNKSEHPRLRWTPELHEHFVEAVERLGGKYKATPRRILQMMGVKELKISHIKSHLQMYRSMKGPKNINVLIPMKKHLQAERTQLDDMGISSIFSSQRLLQGEYLMQMESEKSDSKHDIFSDESNGLQLTKEDGGDPEQQDSGTSFVGRTSMEENIDRLPAETCELSLSFTPSMSCCTAEERELWPLINDQQREYNSTTSFISRPDQFDCGSNHINLDLTIGT